Part of the Desulfuribacillus alkaliarsenatis genome, TTTAATAATCTTTTGCTCTCCAAAAATATTTTCTAAATATAAGCCGTCAGAATGTGGGACTATTTTATCTACTCGTTCTAATAAAAGTGTTTCTTCTCCATCTTTATAGAGATATGCATTTGCTTCGCACATAGTAGCTTCCTCCATTTTCTTTTTTATAATCGGCTTCAATTCTTTTAGTAACTCATCTACTAAGTGAGGTAGTGGTTCAAGGTTATTGCCTATTAAGGTGTAATCTCCTTTAAGCAATGGTAACAAAAACTTATGGGCCTTAGATAGGCTAATGGAGCTTGCAATATTAACAGTAATTTCGCCAGACATAGAGTTAGGAATAACTATTCCGATAGATCCAATAATAATGTCAACCGTATTTACTACACTAGCTACTGCGTTGTCGCCTGATGCGGCTTCATTAGCTCCTGCCTTTAGCATCAGCGATGCTGCTAAAGCATTAGTCCCAAGGGCAATAATATGATAATCAGTGCCATATGTTTTACGCACCTTTTCAGTAATAAGCTTACCAATACCCCCACCTTGCCCATCTATGATGGCTATCTTTACCATGAATACCTCCATACCTAATCATTAAATACAATTTATTTATACATAACATATCTAGCTATCTAAATCAATAGAATTCATCAATTCATGGATATCATTCGGTATTTCTGCTACTACAGTCCTTAGCTGCATATTTTCAAAATCCAGCCAAGAAATCTTGTGTGAATGAAGTGCTTGTCGACTAATTGTTTTATTACTAGGACCACCATACAAGGTGTCTCCTATTAATGGATGCCCTATGTGTGAAAAATGCACCCGTATTTGATGTGTTTTACCAGTTTCTAAGGTTACTTCTACAACAGCAAATCTTTTATTTTGCTTTACAACAGCATAATTTGTAATTGCTTGGTCTCCTGTTTTATGTACAGTTCTTCTATTGACGGCACTAGCCAGCTTGGCAATTGGTAAATCAATAGTACCTGTTAATTCATTAAGCTCTCCATCTACAATGGCAAGATATTGGCGTTTGATTTGGTTAGCTGTTAATTGTTTAGCTAGTAAATGATGAGCATAGCTGTTTTTGGCTATCATTATTGCCCCAGAGGTATTTGTGTCGAGTCTATGAACAAAATGAACACCACTTACAATGCCTTTATCTTCATAATAGTATTGAATACCATTAGCTAAAGTTAAATTATCTTCTTTATTTGTTTGATAAACTTTTAAACCTGCTGGCTTATTTACGATCAACAGCCATTCATCTTCATATATAATGTCTAAATCCATTGCTTGTGGTTTGACCTTATCAGTAACTGACTCTTCAATACGTACCTTAACTATGTCGCCTTCCTTTAGTTTTTTGTTTAAATAGCTTTTCTTATTGTTTACATATAAACCCTTTGACCTAGTTAGCTTCTGTATACGTCTACCAGAGATAGATAATGTATCTTTCAATAGCTCCTCAAGGGTAATTCCAATAAAAAATTGATCAACTGTATATTCTAGCCACTTTCCCTTAATTTTTAATTTTTGCAATGATATACCTCCATAAATTTCTCGAAATTTGAAATTTCAAAAATAAAAAAACGATAAACATTAAATGTTAATCGCTAAGTTTAGTAATATGTATATCTTTTTTGCACATTATAATATTAATAATAATACACAATAATTGCAAGCACTACAAAACTAAAGGCAGTTACTCTTACAAAAAGTAGTTGAGAATTAGTAGGGCTAACATTTTTAGTAAATACAACCCTTGGAAATACAAATATAAACATATGAAATACTATAAACAATAATAAAAATACTAATACCATAGTTGCACCTACTTATGCTCATTTATTTTGCTAATACTATAATAAAGTTTTCTAGCCTGTATATCAACATTCTTTTTAGTAGATTTTTATAGTAGCATCTAACTATTTTTCATAAAATTTTGTTAGTTAATGTTATAATAACGATATTAGAGGAATGATTTTCAAATAATTTAGCCATATTCTAGGAGGAATATACATGTCAGAATCAGATCGCATTCAAGCACGAGAAACTATAGATGAACAATACAAATGGGATATTTCTAGTTTTTACAAAAGTGAGGAAGAATGGAGAAAAGAATTTGAAAAAGTACAGCTACTACTAAAAGAAGTTGAACAATATCGTGGAAAGCTTAATCAATCTAGTACTTTATTTAAAGAATTCATTATTCTTCGTGAAAAAATTATAATCGGTATGGGACGACTATACACATATTCTAAAATGCGTTGGGACGAAAATACAAAAATAAATAAAATTAAGAGCATGTTTGATCAGGCTCAAAATTTAAGTACGGAAGTAGAGCGAGTATTATCTTTCTTAGAACCAGAGCTTTTAAAGGACCTGGATACTTTTTTAAGATTTATCACAACTGATGAAAAATTATCTGAGTATAAACGATATTTCGCTCAATTAAAAGAGCAACAGCAGCACATTTTATCAGACAAAGAAGAAAAAATCATTTCTGAGGCTGGAGCTATGGCCCAAGGGCCTGAAAATATTTTTAGTGTATTATCAGATAGTGATCTTACTTTTCCTATTATCAAGGATGACAATGGAGAAGAAAAACGCCTTTCTCACGGAAGATTTATTAGATTTATGGAGAGTTATAATCGTGATGTCCGTAAGCAAGCATTCGAGGCAATGTATAATACATATAGAAAATATATAAATACATATTCCTCTATCTTAAATGCTCATCTTAAAACGGATGTGTTTAATACTCGCGTACGAAACTACAGCAGTAGTTTAGAAGCTGCTCTAAAGCCTAATGAAATTCCTGTCGAAGTCTATACAAACTTAATAGATACAGTGAATAAATCGCTTCCACTATTGCAACGCTATCTTAAGCTAAGAAAAAAGCAGTTAAAATTAGATAGCTTAGAAATGTATGATTTATATGTGCCTATAATACCTGATATTGATTTTAATGTTACATATGAAGAGGCCTGCGATATTATTCTTAAATCATTAGAACCATTAGGAACTGAATATACCGATGTTGTCCGAGAGTGCTTTGAACAAAGATGGGTAGATGTATTCGAAAATGATGGGAAAAGAAGTGGAGCTTATTCGTGGGGTAGTTACAATACATATCCATATATCTTGATGAACTATCAGAATAACTTGAATTCTTTGTTCACTTTAACCCACGAAATTGGTCATTCTGTTCATAGTTATTTTTCAAAAAAGCGTCAACCATTTGCGACATCTGATTATGTTATATTTGTTGCAGAAGTTGCTTCAACAGTTAATGAAACATTGTTATTTAATTACTTATTTAATAATTATGATGATAATAAATTCAAAGCGTATTTAGTAAATTATCACCTTGAGGGATATAGAACAACAGTTTTCCGTCAGACATTATTTGCTGAGTTTGAAAAGGTTATACATGAAATGATTGAACGTGGCGATGCTTTAACAAGTGATGATTTTTCTGATATCTACTATAAACTTAACGAGAAGTATTATGCTCCTACCGTTAATATAAATAAAGATATTGAATTAGAATGGGCTAGAATACCACACTTTTATTACAATTATTATGTATATCAGTATGCTACAGGATTTTCCGCTGCACAAGCGCTATCGAAAAACATATTAAATAATAATCAAGAGTCTGTAAGCAAATATATAGATTTCTTAGCATCCGGTAGCGCTGATAAGCCAATTGAGCTTTTAAAGCTTGCTGGAATTGATATGACATCACCACAGGCCGTGTTGACTGCCTTTGAAAGCTTTAATGAGTATATTTCTGCTCTAGAAGAGCTACTATAAGAGCAAACTACTTAAGAAAAACGTATACTCTAGTCGTTATTTAGAATAAAAAAGCAGGCTCTTATGAGTCTGCTTTTAAGCATTTCTTTAACAATGCCATTCTGACAAATAGTCCATTTCTCGCTTGTCTAAAGTATGCTGCCCGCTTATCGTTATCTATTTCTGGTTTGATTTCACCAGCTCTAGGCAGCGGATGCATAATGATACTATGTTCCTGCAATTGTTCTAATAATTGATTATCAATTATAAACCTACCCGATGCCATTTGGTACTCTTCCAATGAACTAAAGCGTTCCTTTTGAATACGAGTTTGATAAATTACATCGACTTTTTTAGCTACAGCTTGAAAATCATCAGATTCTTCATAGCTAACATTATTCTCTTCTAAGTAATTTTTTACATATGTAGGTATTTGTACGTTTTCTGGTGCAGTAAAATAAATCTTAATATTTCTATAATTTGCTAAAAGATATGCTAGTGAATGAACTGTTCGACCATATGTTAAATCTCCAACCATAGCAATTGAAATGTCATCAACTGTACCTAGTTCTTTTTGAATTGTAAATAAGTCCAAAAGAGCCTGTGTTGGATGTTCTCCAGCACCGTCACCAGCGTTGAGAATTGGAACAGTAGCAGATTCCGCTGCACGGTTTGCTGCACCTATGTCTGTGTGTCTGATTACAATAACATCGCAATAATTAGATACTACTTGGATTGTATCTTCTAATGTTTCGCCTTTAATTGCCGAAGAAAATTGGTTTGCATTTTCAGTGCCTATTACTTTACCTCCGAGACGAGACATTGCAGCTTCAAACGATAACCTTGTCCTAGTACTCGGCTCAAAAAATAGTGTTGTCATGATTTTGTTATTAAAAATATCTGATCCACCTGATTTTTCAACTTCTTCCATCTCTTTTGACAATTGCATAATTTCATCTAGTGACTCTCTGTTAAATTGCTTCGCACCTAGTACATGATATAATGTCAACCCGTTCCCCTCCAATATTTGATATAGTTTGCTAACTTAATTATAAACTAAAAATATTATAACCTAAAAATGCAGCCCCTAAGAGCACTGCATTTTTCTTTTTAATTATTATTCATTTGTATCTTGTTGTAAATTCACATTACGGGAAGGAATAAAAGTCGATATAGCATGCTTATATACTAATTGCTGTTTTCCTTCAGCTTCGATTACAACTGTGAAATTATCAAATCCTTTTATTAAACCACGAATTTGAAATCCGTTAACTAAATATATAGTCACTGGGATGTTATCTTTTCGTAATTGGTTCAAAAAAACATCTTGGATAATTATTTGCTTGTTTGTCATTGAATATCCCTCCGCATTTCTTTTTTTCTACACTTATATAGTATATTCTCTAATTAGTTAAACTTTCCTGCTATTAAATTATCAATTTTTTGTAAAAGTGTAGACCAGTTATTATTACCTACATCATACCAACAGATTCTAGGGTCGCGCTTAAACCAAGTAAGCTGTCTCTTGGCAAATCTTCTTGTATTTCTTTTAAGTATTTCAATGCATTCATCTAAACTCATTTCATTCCTAATAAACGGAAATAATTCTTTGTATCCTATTGCTTGCATTGCAGTACTATCCTTCGGCAAATGCAAATTACTTAAGTATTTAACCTCTTCTATCAGCCCCTTATCAACCATAGAGTCAACTCGTAAGTTAATTCTTTCATATAAATCTTTTCGATTCATTTCTAACCCAATATAGATAAGATTATACGGAGACTCTCCTTTTTTTGACAATTCTGATATTTTTTTATTTGTTAAATGATAAACTTCTAATGCCCTAATTATTCTTTTTACGTCATTACTATGTATTTTTGCTGCTGCATTAGAATCGATTTGTACCAGTTCTTTATATAACAGCTCACTACCATATTGCTCTACAAATAATTGCTTCTCTTCTCTAAATTTCTCAGAGCCCTCAATATCTATAAAATTGTAGTCATCTATGAGCGATTGAATGTATAAACCAGTTCCCCCTACTATAATTGGCAGCTTATTTCTACTATTTATATCTTTGATGATCGGAGCTGCGTAGCTTTTAAATTTAGCAGCGGAAAAATCTTCGTCAGGTTCTAATATATCTAGCATATGGTGTGGGATACCGTCCATCTCATTCACTGTAACCTTTGCTGTGCCAATATCTAGATTTTTGTACACCTGCATAGAGTCACCTGATATAATTTCTCCATTGTGCCTTTTTGCAATATCTATTCCTAACTGACTCTTGCCAACTGCTGTGGGCCCTATTATTACAATTAAATTATCAAGTTTTTCCATCAGCAACCCTCCACATCTATAATACCATATGTGAAAGATGAATTGGGCCTTATAATCTGCTTGAACCCTAATCGCTTAAACTCATTACTATAAGTCGTTTCTTTTAAGACAACTTTTTTCCTTGCTACTCGTACGGCTTGTTCGATTGTCTCGATTGGTATTGCATCATTGCAGCAACGGGTTTTAATCATTTGCATATTCGGTGATAGACTAATACCATCTCTAAACATAGGGTCGAAATACACAATATCAAATGATTTATCAGGAGCTTGTTGTAAATACTCATTATAATTCATATGTATAACCTTAATTTTAGTCATTGCTTGTTTGATTTGTGAATCTATATCTTCATCATAAACCGTTAAACCTCTTTTTATAAAGAGTGCTAGAAGTCTCTCTGCTTCTAAGCCGATGACCTGCCCTTCTTTAGCAACATACTGGGCAACTATAGCATCACTTGCTAGACCAAGGGTGCAATCAAGTATAATGCTATCATCTTTAATATCTAGCAAGTCAATCATGGAATCATTATTGCCAGATATTAGTCGCTTTATACGAATAAGAGCCATTCCTGGATGATATTTTATCGCTCCATGTTGATTATGCCATATAATGTTCTTTTGATGGTCAAGCACTAAAACATTATCTACATTGTACCTGGAATTAAATGATTGTACTGAGTGTTTTTTTCTTTTTACATACGGTATATTCCATTCCGTTGCGATTTCTCTTGCTACAGGCTCTAAATCAATCTGCTGTCTAGAGGCTGTAGTAATTATTACATCATCCATTTAATTCTTCCTCTTAAATAGTTTTTCTATTTCATAGGTACTATAATGTACCGATATCGGTCGACCATGTGGACAAGTGTAAGGTGAACTAGTTTTTCTTAAATCTATAATTAACCTTTCCATTTCTGTTACAGATAAACGTTGATTTGCCTTTATCGATGATTTGCAGGCAAATAAAATACAAGACTCCTCCAGTATTTCAATAATGTTAATTTTGTTAGTATGAGCCAGCGCTTTGTCTATTACAAAAGTTACATACTCGTAAACTTTATTGTTGGGAATCCAGTCTGGATAGGCTCTTATTATAAGTGTTTTTTCACCAAATTGGTCAAAATCTAACGCAAACTGCTCTAATATTTCTTTATGTTCTTTAATAAGTTCTATTTCTGTCTTCGAATAATGTAATTGAATAGGAACAAGAAGTTCAACCTTACGAATTGTTTGATTTTTTACGGCATTAAGTGCCTTTTCATAATTTATTCTCTCATGGGCAGCGTGTTGATCAATTAACAACATACCTTTATCGTCTTCAGCAATGATATATGTACCATGAACTTGTCCGATAATTCTAAAGTCATGTTCATTGTTATCAAACTCTATCACTGATTGCTTGCTTGTATTAGTGTGACTATTGCTTAAATTAGTGTAACTATCCTCCTTAAATGGTTCATGAACAGCTAACACTTTTTTTGTATCACGTTCTGAGTAATTATTATAGATGTTGTCGACCTTTGAAATGTTGTTAACTTTAGGTGTATTATTTACTGTTTCTTTAGCACTTATTTCAGGAACTAGATTAATCCTTAATAGTTCTCTATTTATCGACTCCTGCAGCAATAGATTAAGCTCTTGTTCTTTACTAAACCTAACTTCTAATTTGGCTGGGTGCACATTCACATCAACTAAGGAATAGTCCATAGTAATATGTAGGCACGTTATTGGGTATTTATTAATCGGAGTCAAAGTATGATAAGCTTTGACAATTGCTTCTGATAATTTAGGGTTTCTGATAAATCTACCGTTAACGAAAAAACTAATATGTTGTCTATTTGAACGGGTAAATTCAGGTTTAGCAATATAGCCTTCAATTTTAAAATCTAGATTTTCTAGGGCAATCGGAATCCAGTAATCTCTTGTATTACTTCCATATATATTAATTAAAACATCATGCAAGGAATTATTACCTTGCGTCATAAATATTTGTTTATTATTATGACTGTAATTAAAACTAATATTCGGGTACGCCATAGACATTTTCATTAAATAATCATTAATATGATTGGCTTCTGTAGAAATAGTCTTAAGATATTTTAAACGTGCTGGCGTATTATAAAATAGCTCCTCAACGACAATTTGAGTACCTATAGGGCACCCAATTGGCTCTATGGTACCTTTTTTCCCGCCTTCTATCCTCAAGTAATTTCCTAATGAAGCTGCGTGTTGTCGTGTCTTAATCTCTAGCTTACTAATAGCAGAGATACTAGGCAATGCTTCACCCCTGAAGCCTAATGTTTTTATTTTAAATAAGCTTTTTTCATTAAGTACTTTACTTGTTGCATGTCTCTCAAATGCGAGGAGGGTATCTTCTTTACTCATACCTGTGCCATTATCAGTTACCTTTATTTTATCGAGACCACCCTGCTGGATTTCTACCACTATTCTAGTAGAATTAGCATCTATTGCATTTTCAACTAATTCTTTTATAACAGATACAGGCCTTTCTACAACCTCGCCAGCTGCAATTTGATTCGCTATGTGTTCATCGAGTATTCTAATAGTTTGCAAATTGACCAACTCCGACTAAGAATTAATGATTTCATTTTGTAATTTAGCTAAATAATTTAAAGCCTCTAATGGTGTCATATTATTAATCTTTTTGGTTTCTAACTCTTTAAGTAATTCAATTTTTTTATCTGATATTATTTTATCTTGTGCTACTGGTTTCGTCTCAATAAATGATAATTGTAACGATTCACCTTGTTTTGATTGTTTTTCATACATATTTAATAGGTGTTTAGCTCTTGTAATTACATTTTGGGGCATGCCTGCGATATGCGCTACATATACTCCATAGCTTTTATCAGCTTTACCACGTTTTATTTGACGCAGAAAAATAACTTTACCATCTTTCTCTATACATTGAGCATGATAATTAACTAATCTAGCAAACTCTTGCTCTAGGTCTGTTAGTTCATGATAATGGGTAGAAAACAATGTTTTTGCCTGTACTTGCTCATGTATATATTCAATAATAGCATGGGCTAGTGCCATTCCATCATAGGTAGAAGTTCCCCTACCTATTTCATCTAAAATAATTAAGCTATTATTAGTAGCTTCTAATAAAGCTTCCTTTGCCTCAATCATTTCTACCATAAACGTACTTTGGCCACTAGCAAGGTCGTCACTAGCACCTATTCTGGTAAAGATTCTATCTATTAAACATAGCTCAGCTTTTTCTGCTGGAACAAAAGATCCAATTTGCGCCATTATAATTATAAGTGCAGTTTGCCTCATATAAGTAGATTTTCCTGCCATATT contains:
- the miaA gene encoding tRNA (adenosine(37)-N6)-dimethylallyltransferase MiaA, with product MEKLDNLIVIIGPTAVGKSQLGIDIAKRHNGEIISGDSMQVYKNLDIGTAKVTVNEMDGIPHHMLDILEPDEDFSAAKFKSYAAPIIKDINSRNKLPIIVGGTGLYIQSLIDDYNFIDIEGSEKFREEKQLFVEQYGSELLYKELVQIDSNAAAKIHSNDVKRIIRALEVYHLTNKKISELSKKGESPYNLIYIGLEMNRKDLYERINLRVDSMVDKGLIEEVKYLSNLHLPKDSTAMQAIGYKELFPFIRNEMSLDECIEILKRNTRRFAKRQLTWFKRDPRICWYDVGNNNWSTLLQKIDNLIAGKFN
- the hfq gene encoding RNA chaperone Hfq, whose translation is MTNKQIIIQDVFLNQLRKDNIPVTIYLVNGFQIRGLIKGFDNFTVVIEAEGKQQLVYKHAISTFIPSRNVNLQQDTNE
- a CDS encoding class I SAM-dependent methyltransferase, with protein sequence MDDVIITTASRQQIDLEPVAREIATEWNIPYVKRKKHSVQSFNSRYNVDNVLVLDHQKNIIWHNQHGAIKYHPGMALIRIKRLISGNNDSMIDLLDIKDDSIILDCTLGLASDAIVAQYVAKEGQVIGLEAERLLALFIKRGLTVYDEDIDSQIKQAMTKIKVIHMNYNEYLQQAPDKSFDIVYFDPMFRDGISLSPNMQMIKTRCCNDAIPIETIEQAVRVARKKVVLKETTYSNEFKRLGFKQIIRPNSSFTYGIIDVEGC
- a CDS encoding RluA family pseudouridine synthase; translated protein: MQKLKIKGKWLEYTVDQFFIGITLEELLKDTLSISGRRIQKLTRSKGLYVNNKKSYLNKKLKEGDIVKVRIEESVTDKVKPQAMDLDIIYEDEWLLIVNKPAGLKVYQTNKEDNLTLANGIQYYYEDKGIVSGVHFVHRLDTNTSGAIMIAKNSYAHHLLAKQLTANQIKRQYLAIVDGELNELTGTIDLPIAKLASAVNRRTVHKTGDQAITNYAVVKQNKRFAVVEVTLETGKTHQIRVHFSHIGHPLIGDTLYGGPSNKTISRQALHSHKISWLDFENMQLRTVVAEIPNDIHELMNSIDLDS
- the pyrB gene encoding aspartate carbamoyltransferase, giving the protein MTLYHVLGAKQFNRESLDEIMQLSKEMEEVEKSGGSDIFNNKIMTTLFFEPSTRTRLSFEAAMSRLGGKVIGTENANQFSSAIKGETLEDTIQVVSNYCDVIVIRHTDIGAANRAAESATVPILNAGDGAGEHPTQALLDLFTIQKELGTVDDISIAMVGDLTYGRTVHSLAYLLANYRNIKIYFTAPENVQIPTYVKNYLEENNVSYEESDDFQAVAKKVDVIYQTRIQKERFSSLEEYQMASGRFIIDNQLLEQLQEHSIIMHPLPRAGEIKPEIDNDKRAAYFRQARNGLFVRMALLKKCLKADS
- the mutL gene encoding DNA mismatch repair endonuclease MutL, which translates into the protein MQTIRILDEHIANQIAAGEVVERPVSVIKELVENAIDANSTRIVVEIQQGGLDKIKVTDNGTGMSKEDTLLAFERHATSKVLNEKSLFKIKTLGFRGEALPSISAISKLEIKTRQHAASLGNYLRIEGGKKGTIEPIGCPIGTQIVVEELFYNTPARLKYLKTISTEANHINDYLMKMSMAYPNISFNYSHNNKQIFMTQGNNSLHDVLINIYGSNTRDYWIPIALENLDFKIEGYIAKPEFTRSNRQHISFFVNGRFIRNPKLSEAIVKAYHTLTPINKYPITCLHITMDYSLVDVNVHPAKLEVRFSKEQELNLLLQESINRELLRINLVPEISAKETVNNTPKVNNISKVDNIYNNYSERDTKKVLAVHEPFKEDSYTNLSNSHTNTSKQSVIEFDNNEHDFRIIGQVHGTYIIAEDDKGMLLIDQHAAHERINYEKALNAVKNQTIRKVELLVPIQLHYSKTEIELIKEHKEILEQFALDFDQFGEKTLIIRAYPDWIPNNKVYEYVTFVIDKALAHTNKINIIEILEESCILFACKSSIKANQRLSVTEMERLIIDLRKTSSPYTCPHGRPISVHYSTYEIEKLFKRKN
- a CDS encoding CooT family nickel-binding protein; the encoded protein is MVKIAIIDGQGGGIGKLITEKVRKTYGTDYHIIALGTNALAASLMLKAGANEAASGDNAVASVVNTVDIIIGSIGIVIPNSMSGEITVNIASSISLSKAHKFLLPLLKGDYTLIGNNLEPLPHLVDELLKELKPIIKKKMEEATMCEANAYLYKDGEETLLLERVDKIVPHSDGLYLENIFGEQKIIKAKIKKMELVNHKIILEKS
- the pepF gene encoding oligoendopeptidase F, which encodes MSESDRIQARETIDEQYKWDISSFYKSEEEWRKEFEKVQLLLKEVEQYRGKLNQSSTLFKEFIILREKIIIGMGRLYTYSKMRWDENTKINKIKSMFDQAQNLSTEVERVLSFLEPELLKDLDTFLRFITTDEKLSEYKRYFAQLKEQQQHILSDKEEKIISEAGAMAQGPENIFSVLSDSDLTFPIIKDDNGEEKRLSHGRFIRFMESYNRDVRKQAFEAMYNTYRKYINTYSSILNAHLKTDVFNTRVRNYSSSLEAALKPNEIPVEVYTNLIDTVNKSLPLLQRYLKLRKKQLKLDSLEMYDLYVPIIPDIDFNVTYEEACDIILKSLEPLGTEYTDVVRECFEQRWVDVFENDGKRSGAYSWGSYNTYPYILMNYQNNLNSLFTLTHEIGHSVHSYFSKKRQPFATSDYVIFVAEVASTVNETLLFNYLFNNYDDNKFKAYLVNYHLEGYRTTVFRQTLFAEFEKVIHEMIERGDALTSDDFSDIYYKLNEKYYAPTVNINKDIELEWARIPHFYYNYYVYQYATGFSAAQALSKNILNNNQESVSKYIDFLASGSADKPIELLKLAGIDMTSPQAVLTAFESFNEYISALEELL